The nucleotide sequence GAAACATGTTTCGTTTTCCGCGGCTTAAAATTTGTTAAAAACCACAATAAAGACTATAAGAGACGAGCCAATTAAGATTGATGTAATAGGCAATTTTTACAAAAAAACATAAAGATGTCAGATACAACCTTATTTTTGTGCGATTTGACTTGATAAAATTGGAATAATAAGGTACAATAAATAATGGAGCTGTATTAGAAGGATGAATAATATTATAATAATACAGCGATTATATGCACAGGAGGGATTTTATTTATGGCAAACAATACTTCTAAGGCAGAGACGCAAGATAAAACGGCAAAAAATGTTGCTGAGTATCATAGACAATTAAAACCCGGAACGCCCGAGTTTGATATGAAAAAGGACTTTATAAAGGATGAGATTACCGGTAAGGTGAAACGCTATTTTGGAAAAACAATAGCAAAAGCAGGCGACATGGAAGTCTACCGTGCTGCAGCGCTCACTATACGCGACGAGATAATGGAAAAGTGGGTAAGCTATCAGGAAAAATGTGAGAGAAAGCCGCAGAAAGAGCTTTACTATTTATCTTTTGAGTTTCTAATGGGCAGAGCTATGGGAAACAATTTAATGAATATCATGGAGACGGAAGTTTATAAGAGCGCATTAAAAGAGCTGGGATTTTCGCTGGAAAATATTGAAGAGGTAGAGACTGACGCAGGCTTGGGTAACGGAGGACTGGGTCGTTTGGCGGCTTGTTTCCTTGATTCTCTCACCAATTTGGATTTGCCGGCCTTTGGCTGCGGTATAAGATATGAGTATGGACTGTTTAAGCAAAAGATAGTTGACGGATATCAGATCGAGATGCCTGACCCGTGGCTGCAGAGCGGAAATGTTTGGGATATAGCAAGACCTGAGGACACTAAAGAAGTTCATTTTAACGGCCGTATTATTGAAAAGTGGGAAGACGGCCATATGAAGTTTGAGCATGTTGATTATAATACTGTCATAGCGGAACCGTATGATATGCCTATCACAGGATTTGATACAGACACGGTTAACACTTTAAGACTTTGGAAAGCCTGCTCGCCTGAGATTATGAATATGACAGAGTTTAACAGAGGAGATTATGCTAAAGCCAATGAAAATAAAGATTTGGCTGAAGTTATTTCAAAAGTGCTTTATCCTGAGGACAATCATTATGAAGGCAAGCTTTTGAGATTGAAGCAGCAGTATTTCTTTGTATCAGCCACAATCCAGTGGATAATATCCAAACATAAACAGAAGAATTTGTCTATGTTTGATATTCCTGAGTATGTGCAGATTCATATAAACGATACGCATCCTACCATAGCTATACCTGAGCTTATGAGACTTCTGATGGATGAAGAAGGGATGTCGTGGGACGACGCGTGGAGTATAGTCGGCAGAACTTTCGCTTATACAAATCATACCATTCTGTGTGAAGCGCTTGAAAAATGGCCGATGGACATGGTGGATTCGCTGCTTCCGAGACTTGGTCAGATTATTCATGAGATAGACAGGCGGCAGAGAATCGCCCTGAACGAACGTTTCCCCGGTGACACAGGCAAGATTGAGTATATGGCTGTAATTAGCAGAGGACAGGTAAGCATGGCGAATTTGTGCTTGACTGCCTGCCATAGTGTGAACGGCGTGGCGGCTTTGCATACTGAAATCCTAAAGAAAGAAACTTTCAAGGATTATTATAGCATTTATCCGTATAAGTTTAAGAACATGACTAACGGAGTTACATTCAGAAGATGGCTGTATAAGGCGAACCCTGAGCTTTCTTCGCTTATTTGTGAAGCGATAGGTGACGGCTGGGTGAAAGATTATACACAGCTGGAAAATCTGCTTCCGTTTGCTGATGACAAAGCGTTCAGAGATAAATTTGCAAAGATTAAGCTTAATAATAAGGAGAAACTTGCAAAATATATACTGGATCATAATGGTATAACTGTAGATCCTGCATCTTTATTTGATGTTCAGATAAAGAGACTGCATGAATATAAAAGACAGCTGCTCAAAGCCTTTCATATAATATATAGGTATAAATCTATTACTGAAACACCTGAAAATGCAAATAAGATGCCCGAGACATTTATATTTGCTGCAAAGGCAGCACCGGGCTATCATATGGCAAAACTGATAATCAAGTTTATTAATAATATAGCTAAGGTTGTTAATAATGACCCCATGACAAAGGATATTTTAAAAGTTGTATTTATTGAAAATTACAGCGTATCTATTGCTGAAAAGATTGTTGCAGCTGCTAACTTGAGCGAGCAAATTTCAACAGCCAGCAAGGAAGCTTCAGGAACAGGAAATATGAAGCTTATGCTGAACGGCGCTTTGACAATAGGAACAATGGACGGTGCAAACGTTGAAATACGGGAGCAGGTCGGCGATGATAATATATTCATTTTTGGAATGCAGTCAGATGAAGTTTTAGGGCTATATTCGACAAACCGCTCGCCGAGCCCTGAATTGTATGCTACAAATATGGGGATTAAGAGCATTGTCGACACACTGATAGACGGGACGTTCTCCGGAGACGAGCATAATCTGTTTTATGATATATATAGGTCTTTGGTTCAGGGAAATAACGGCAGTTTTGCAGACCCATATTTGCTTTTGCCTGATTTTGAATCGTATGTTCACACTTGCCAGCAGGCAAATAGTTTATATAAAGATAATCAGGATGAATGGAACAGAAAAGCTGTAATAAACACGGCAAAAGCCGGATTCTTCAGCAGTGACAGGACAATTGAAAGTTATAATAAAGAAATTTGGCATTTGAGATAAAAATAAATAATTAAGCCCATGGCATTTGTCATGGGCTTTTGTTTAATATATAAAGAAAAGTGATCTTTGCTGATATTATGCAGTTTGCCTTAGTAGTTAATTAGTTTATTTTGTATTAGTGAATTTAACACTTATAGAAGTTAATATATAAGTGAATTTTTTTCACATATATTTAATATAAATATTACACCGCAACGTTTTGCGAACT is from Monoglobus pectinilyticus and encodes:
- a CDS encoding glycogen/starch/alpha-glucan phosphorylase — translated: MANNTSKAETQDKTAKNVAEYHRQLKPGTPEFDMKKDFIKDEITGKVKRYFGKTIAKAGDMEVYRAAALTIRDEIMEKWVSYQEKCERKPQKELYYLSFEFLMGRAMGNNLMNIMETEVYKSALKELGFSLENIEEVETDAGLGNGGLGRLAACFLDSLTNLDLPAFGCGIRYEYGLFKQKIVDGYQIEMPDPWLQSGNVWDIARPEDTKEVHFNGRIIEKWEDGHMKFEHVDYNTVIAEPYDMPITGFDTDTVNTLRLWKACSPEIMNMTEFNRGDYAKANENKDLAEVISKVLYPEDNHYEGKLLRLKQQYFFVSATIQWIISKHKQKNLSMFDIPEYVQIHINDTHPTIAIPELMRLLMDEEGMSWDDAWSIVGRTFAYTNHTILCEALEKWPMDMVDSLLPRLGQIIHEIDRRQRIALNERFPGDTGKIEYMAVISRGQVSMANLCLTACHSVNGVAALHTEILKKETFKDYYSIYPYKFKNMTNGVTFRRWLYKANPELSSLICEAIGDGWVKDYTQLENLLPFADDKAFRDKFAKIKLNNKEKLAKYILDHNGITVDPASLFDVQIKRLHEYKRQLLKAFHIIYRYKSITETPENANKMPETFIFAAKAAPGYHMAKLIIKFINNIAKVVNNDPMTKDILKVVFIENYSVSIAEKIVAAANLSEQISTASKEASGTGNMKLMLNGALTIGTMDGANVEIREQVGDDNIFIFGMQSDEVLGLYSTNRSPSPELYATNMGIKSIVDTLIDGTFSGDEHNLFYDIYRSLVQGNNGSFADPYLLLPDFESYVHTCQQANSLYKDNQDEWNRKAVINTAKAGFFSSDRTIESYNKEIWHLR